TACCACTGAAATACCCATCCCCTACAAACCAATTGTATTGTAAGattcttttttataaacaaaaaccCCACCAACGCTAGAGTACCCCTCCCAgacaaaaccaaataaataaaacttgaaATCTATTAGTAATTCAAGATTCTCACCTTGGTCTATCACCTGCAAATCTCGAATTCAAACTCTCCTAGAACCCTAATAAGAGATTTCACACTTTAACTACTCGCGGTATCCAATGTAGCATCACATTGCAAATTGTGGTCGCTCTAGGTTCTGCAGCTTTTACTGCCTCAAATTTGGCATCAAATTTGcacaaatcaaactgaattcacTCTGTTTATAAGATTTATAATAGACAGTATACAATTTTATCCTCCCGTGTAATAGTCATCCTATGGCATTGTTCCTATATGATCAAATAGGAGGCAAACATCAAAGCTTCCGAACTAAAACACCAACAAAATCAGCTtggattaattaaattaaaggttTCAAAAATGAAAGTACAGAAGATTTCATGGAAAGAATACATGATTGCACCAAAACAACCTTCCATGTTATGCAAGCTTTTTTATGAAGTTCCTCAAGAAAAAATAGTAACCGCAAGAATCCTTGCaactataaaaataagaataagaatTTCTAGAATCTAATAAACCCCTCATTTTGTATTGTCAAAAAAGATCTTTTGGTCTGTTTCAAGCTGGAACAGAACCCTGTCCACCCCTTCGATTTCCATTCTGATTTACCCGCCCTTCCCCGTTGCGTCCACTTGAACCCTTTGGTCGCGCCGAAAATTCACCCTGACCTCTATATTCGTTCCTACCTTCACCCTGGTTTCTGAACTCATTTCTGCCATAACCGCGGCCTCCACCAAAGTTACCGCGACCCTTGAAACTATCATTGCGGAACCCAAATCTTCCTGAAGGAAACCTACCTCTTCCACTGCCGCCACCACCTATATTGTTcacataattatacatattattgtaATGATAAAACTTGGCTTATAAGTAATCACAAATAGAGAAAAGATTATAATGTCAACTAACCTCGAGAGTTTGCTCTCTTTGCCTCGACATCTGCTTGACGATCCCCAATTGTTATAGGTGAAgcctgaaatttttaattttttaagtacaTAGCCTCAGAAAAGCTCAGAGTCAAACTATAGCAGGCATCGTAAAGTAAAGTTGGCTAATGAATAATCAATACTTCAATCAACAATACTATCCAAAAGCTAGATCCCTAAACCTATTTTGATCTAATGTGTAGCACTTCCTGGCAACTCTTATCAACCACCATTTTATACAATGCATCGGCCAACAAAACATGGTAGCATGGCCAGTAAAAACACCATCATGTACTGGCGACTGTTAACATTATGCATCTACCAAATGaaagtttcaaatttatattgtatatgaaaaatgtgAGATCATGTAAACCACCACAAGCAAGGAGCAAAATAACAAGCCTTCTATgacaataaaggaaaaaaagatcATAACAACTGCATTGCACGAGTTAAGATTTTATAGTTTAACGAGGTGAAAGGAATACAGAGACATGCACTGCTTAAAGTATAAATATCCTTCCACACCATCATTTTATCTCTTGAGCAACATATCCTTCATCAAGCCTCATACATTAACACTGCTTTACAAAGCTAATTTAGTCTGGCCTTCCAAGAAGGACCTAACACATACAAGTAGTCGACGGCCAAAAGGTGGGAAACTTATTTAATTCTGATAGAGGCCTAATTACCAAAGTTTATTTCCGCAGGCCCAAGAAGAGAATAGAGGAAGCAGACCCAGATTCAGAAGAAAGGATGAAACTCTCAGCTGAAGATTCCAGGATGGACATGATGGAGGGCAATCTGGAAATTACAGAAGCTGAAACTGGAGCAGGAGAAACATTGGCCTGAACAGGTACGCAacaaacttggtatcagagccgtTGTTGCTGGGTTATGGTCAAAACCAGAATGGAAGGGAGAGTGAAAGATTTAGAAGAAAACCTTAAGAACTTAATGGAGAAAGTAACCATTACGGATGAAAGATTCACAAAAGCTGAACATCACACAGCGTCCCGATTTGATAAGCTGGACGAAAACTTACATGAGATAAGGCAGCTATTGCTTAAAGATATGAAAAGTAAGGGGAGTGAAACAGTAGCAACCTCACCCACCGTCATCCAAGAACCACTACAATATTTTCCAGAGAGGGTACCAAATGGAGGAAACTTTGGGTTTCAGCAGCCGATTCCCCCACCACAGCAACCTCCATACCCACACAACGATGGTGTAGCGTTGGGAGAATCATCCAGAAACCATCGACCACCGCGTTACGCTGCCACGGAGATGACGAATCGTCGTGACCATTATCACCGAAAATTGGAGATGCCTTTGTTCAGTGGAGTGGACCCATGGGGGTGGGCAGCCAAGGCCGAGCGCTATTTCCAGATGAACGGCATGGACGAACGGGAACGTTTGGCGGCAGTGATATTTTGTTTGGAAGGAGAGGCGTTGAGTTGGTTCCAATTTAGGGAACTCTGGCGGCCATTTCGTGATTGGAGAGAGGCGAAGGAGGAGCTGCTCCTCCGATTCGGGTCGTCACAGCACCGGTCACCCTATGAGCAGATCATCTTGCATCGCCAGATGGGAACGGTAGCCGAATACAGAGCTCGCTTCGAGCAGCTGGTGGCGATGCTTCCGGCGGCTCCAGCTGAATGGGTGAGAGGGGCTTTCATCGCCGGTTTGAAGCCACGAATTCAGGCCGAGATTCGCCTCCAGTCACCGGTGGATCTCCTCCCTCTGATGCAGTTGGCCGCAGATATAGAGGAAAGAGACAGGGCTTTGTTCGGGTCAGGCTGGGATCCGGATTCAAGCACCGGAAACCCACCCAACGTCCAGCCCAACGCCCAACCCAGCCAAAGCCTTAACAAATTTTCAGCCCCTTCCAACGTCCAGCCCAACGCCCAACCCAGCCAAAGCCTTAACCAATATTCAGCCCCTTCCAAATACACCAGCCCAAGCCCACTTCCTTCTCCTTTCACTACCCAACCCAGCCACACATATTCAACAAATTGCCCAGCCCATCCACACAACCCATACCCAGAACCATACCCAGGTCCTGACCCGCCAAGCCGACCCGACCCGAACCCTAATATTCCCCCCAGCACGCGATTTTCTCCTTTCTCTCAGCCTAATATTCCAGCCCCAAATTCCACGCCTCCTCCGACGCAGCTTTCCACCGTGCCATCCGATCTCTCACCTTCAGCGGCTTCCCGTCACTCTTCCCATGTACCTTCTACACCAAATCAGCCACCAACTTCTTCCCCTCCCAGATTCAACTCTTTCAATCGACGCCCTAACCTAGTTTCCAGACCCGAATATCCGCGTCTCTCCCAATCTGAAATTCAGACTCGCATAGCACAAGGCTTGTGCTTCAAGTGTGCAGGCAAGTTCGGTCCGAACCATCAGTGCCCCTTCAAACAACTCCGTTTGATGCTTTGTGATGAAGATGAACAGGACCCAACGGAATTTTCGGAAGACGCCAGCCAACTCAAGCTCCGAAACAGTGAGGAGATGGAGCTTTCCCGTCACTCTGTTGCTGGTATCAGTACTCCTAAGACGTTGAAATTTTTGGGCAAAATTCACACTTCCCCTGTCATCATTCTGGTGGATTCCGGTGCTTCCCACAGCTTCATTTCTCAACAATTGGTCAACAAATTGCAACTTCCATGCTCACCAACAACCTTCCAAGTGATCATCGGAAATGGAAGTTCGGTCGCCGGCGGAGAGAAGTGTCCAGGCGTTGAGCTACTGTTACCAGAGATGAAATTTCTTCACGACTACTTTGTTTTCCCGTTGGGCAACGTGGATGTCATTCTTGGTGTGGATTGGCTAGCCACTTTGGGCGTTATTAAAAGCAATTGGCAGGACCTCACTATGGTGTTCCACTGGGAAGGGCGGAAAATTACACTTCAGGGGGATCCTTCATTAGTCACCCAAGAAACTTCTCTTAAGGCTGTTTCGAAATCACTTAAAATGGGTACCCATTGCTATTGGATTCAGTTAGCTGCCTCAGAAAATATTTCAGAAGAGCCTCCAGAAGCAGTTCAGAGAATTCTGGTAAATTTTCAACATTTGTTTGAGGATCCCATGGGGTTACCGCCATGCCGAAAACATGATCATGTCATCCGTTTGTTTGATGGAGTCGCACCGCCTAACGTCCGACCTTATCGGTATCCTCATCACCAGAAGACTGAAATTGAGAGACAGGTTCGTGAAATGCTTCATGCTGGAATTATTCGCCCAAGCCACAGCCCATTCTCCAGCCCTGTTCTCCTGGTGCAAAAGAAGGACGGTGGCTGGCGTTTCTGCGTTGACTACCGCGCCCTCAACAAAATTACCATTCCAGATAAGTTTCCTATTCCTGCTATAGATGAGCTGTTAGATGAATTATCTGGTGCTACAATCTTCaccaaacttgatttgaaatctGGCTACCATCAAATCAGAATTATTGATTCTGATGTTGAGAAAACAGCTTTCCGGACACATAACGGCCATTACGAGTTTCTGGTCATGCCCTTCGGCCTGTCCAACGCCCCTGCCACTTTTCAGGCCCTCATGAATGAAGTCTTTCGGGCCCATTTACGGCAGTTTATTCTTGTCTTTTTCGATGATATTCTGATTTACAGCAGCACTTTATCTGCTCACTTGCATCATCTCAGTTTAGCTTTGCAGCTTCTTTCCGACCATCACCTACTCTTGAACAGAAAAAAATGTTCCTTTGGGGTTTCTCGCTTGGAGTACTTGGGCCACATAATTTCAGCTGAAGGTGTAGCTGCTGATCCTCAGAAAATTCAGTGTATGATTGATTGGCCGCGACCTCGCGATATTACGGCACTTCGAGGGTTCTTGGGACTTACAGGCTATTACCGCCGCTTTGTACGCCACTATGGACAAATTGCAGCCCCATTGACACAGCTGTTGAAAAAGAACTCTTTCCACTGGAATGAAGACTCTACAGTAGCATTCGAGAGGTTGAAGGCAGCCATGACTACTGTTCCAGTTCTTGCCATGCCTGATTTTACCCAGCCTTTTCTAGTTGAGACGGATGCTTCTTCCACAGGCGTCGGGGCTGTTCTCATGCAGGGGGGTAGGCCTATTTCTTTTATGAGTCAGGCTCTCTCCCCTAGAAACAAAGTAAAGTCAGTTTATGAACGTGAATTAATGGCCATTGTCTTAGCCTTGCAAAAGTGGCGTCATTATCTATTGGGGAAGCATTTTATTGTCCGCACCGATCAGAAGAGTTTGAAACATTTAATGGATCAAACCATCATTAGTGGAGAGCAACAACGATGGGTGATGAAACTACTTGGTTTCGATTTTGAGATTCAGTATCGTCCGGGAATGGAGAATAAAGCAGCTGATGCCTTGTCCAGGTTACCAGAAGCCTCTCTTTCTTTACACTCCATTTCAGCCGGCCATTGGATCGAGGGGGAAGTGATTGATCAAGAGGTTCGCTCCGACAGCCGGTATAAACAAATCATTCAACAGCTCCTCCAGGACCCCTCCAGCCACGCCAACTTCTTATTAAAGAATGGCACTCTATTTTACAAAAACAGGTTGGTGATGCTTTCCTCTTCTGCCCTACTTCCAGCCTTGCTTCGGGAATTCCATTCTTCACCTTTCGGTGGCCATTCAGGGTTTTTTCGCACTTACAAGAAAATAACAGCAGTTTTTTATTGGATTGGCATGAAAAAGTGTATTAGGGATTTTGTAGCCCACTGTGAAATCTGCCAAAGAAACAAATATCAAGCCATGAGTCCTGCAGGCCTCTTACAGCCTCTTCCCATCCCTGATAAAGTTTGGGAGGACATATCTATGGACTTCATTGGGGGTCTTCCACGAACGAAAAAGGGAGATACCATTTTGGTGGTAGTGGACCGCTTGACCAAATACAGCCATTTCCTTGTGCTCTCTCACCCGTATACGGCCAAAGAGGTGGCTGCCTTATTTGGTAAAGAGATAGTTAGGCTTCATGGTTACCCGCGTTCGATCGTGTCGGATCGCGATCGCCTATTTATGAGTCAATTCTGGGGGGAGCTTTTTCGTTCCGTGGGTACAACTCTCAAGTTCAGCAGTGCATATCATCCACAATCTGACGGTCAAACTGAAATTGTCAACCGTGGCCTTGAAACATATCTCCGATGCTTTTGCTCTCAACAACCAAAGGATTGGGTTAAATGGATCACTTGGGCGGAGTATTGGTATAATACCACTTTCCATAGTTCTCTTGGGATGACTCCCTTCAAGGCTTTATATGGGAGAGATCCCCCAACGCTCTTTCGGTGGGGTTCCGAAGCCTCCAAAATTGATGAGGTTGGCGCTTTTCTACAGCAAAGAGATGTCATTCTGCTTGAGTTGAAACAGCAGCTCCATAAAGCCCAAGATAGGATGAAACGTCAAGCCGATTTGAAACGTCGCGAGCTCCACTTTGAAGTTGGTGAGCAAGTGTTCCTTAAAATTCAGCCTTACCGTTTCAGGACTCTTGCTAAGAAGCTCAATGAAAAATTGAGCCCTCGCTTCTACGGCCCTTATGTCATCCTTGAAAAAATTGGTGCGGTTGCCTACCGTCTTGCTTTACCTTCCACAAGCAAAATCCATCCGGTTTTCCATGTGTCACAGTTAAAAAGGGTCTTAGGGGCTGCTATACAGCCACAACCTCTGCCTGGCTGCCTTTCGGGGGACTTAGAATTGCAATTACAGCCGGAAGCTTTATTGGATACTCGTTATTCAAAAACTGGTCACCTGCAGGTCCTCATCAAATGGCATTCTCTTCCGGACTGTGAGAACTCTTGGGAGGATTACATCGCTTTACGGGACTGTTTTCCCGaatttcaccttgaggacaaggtgcgtCTCCGGGGGGAGGGTATTGATAGAGGCCTAATTACCAAAGTTTATTTCCGCAGGCCCAAGAAGAGAATAGAGGAAGCAGACCCAGATTCAGAAGAAAGGATGAAACTCTCAGCTGAAGATTCCAGGATGGACATGATGGAGGGCAATCTGGAAATTACAGAAGCTGATCTGGAGCAGAATAAGCTTGGCCATTCAGCTGTGACCACTTGGCAATTTATGAGTGAGCAGAAGGCAGAATTCGGTTAAGGGAAATCATGTTTTTATAGGGCAGcagaaaaaggagaaaggagTCTGgttttttgttatgaaaatgaTGTACTGAAGTTGTTATGAAGAAGGAGAGATCTGGCTCTCAAATTCCAGAATTATCAGTTCCATTTATTTTGTTCcagtttattttccttttgtgTCTTCATTGCTCTGTTTTATtgcttgagttgagttgagaAACATTTGATGTAAACCTTTGCCTTGTTGAATGAATGAAAGGGGATGGATTACTATTTCTATGGAATGGATggaatttattttgattaattgagTTCAAATATTACAGAATGAGTGCTGCCTGCTGAGGCAATAAATATTACAGATTCCATTTCTTCTCTATTTCTGCCAACAGAAGCTGAAACTGGAGCAGGAGAAACATTGGCCTGAACAGGTACGCAACAAATTCCAATCTGGtttaatacataatcaaatagttgaaaaaggtgaaaaacatatttaattcCAATTTTGTTGAATCTTGAATCTGCAGTTATGAGTATGGAAGCTAGCAAATTGAATGCATTCACTAGAGGTCATGAATAGGATATGCGACAAAGGATCTTAGTATCCTATATAATGATAAAACGCAATCCAAGTAAATGAAAATTGCGAAGATAAGCTTAATTAACTGAATTATCATTTCATCCAAACTAAACTTACGTCTGAACAAATTCATTTATTGAAGTTCTGAAACCACTTAACAACACAATGCAACTGAATGGGTGCTATTCATCTAATGTATTTCAATGAGTTCCTACGATATActtattaaaaagaatatatctTGACAAGTTATATAGTATTCTATGCATGTTCAACTGTTAACTGACTTAGTTCATAATTATGAAGTTGTATAAAACCAATcccaaaaagataaattactaaaacCTGAAAATTGCAATATAAATCGATTGGTATCCACAATCTATTAATTAACACTCAGTAAGGAAACTGAACTTGAACTAGAACAAGCCATATTAAAATTTCCACAACTAAAGCCAAATCAACTTTATCCATGGCTGTACAGCATAACTTCTATACAACCAAGAAAGTGTCAAACCTGAGTTTATGAACCTCTTATATAACTGCCTGGTATGAGAAAGAACAAAGCAAATGAACATACCAAGGAACTGATGGATCTATTACAAAAGGAATAGGACCAACAGTAAGTGGAAAGTATTTTAGACACACTAATTTTAAGCAATTCATGTAAAGAGATGAAGGCAGTGTCAGGGAAAGTCATCAAAACAAACTAGTGAGCATCTTGCTTgacaatatttaaaaacatcTCTCCACAGAATCAGAGTAGGAAAAAACCTACCACCAGCTGACATCATTCTCTCCTATGTTCCTATTGCCCAAAAATGGGaccaagagaaaaagaaaatctctgAAATAATTTTTACCTCGGAGAGCACTAAGCCATGACCAGAAAAtacatttctttttcctcaaatgtaattataaaatgGATTAATAAATGAGCTTATTCATTTTTGTACACCATGATGTAGacattcaatttaaaatagaacttgaattaaaatactattttgcagTAAATAATCTAGAGCACTATTTACAGCAGGAAAGAGAGGTGAATGGTGTACCTCGAGTGCACTCTGCACTGAACTCGGCATCTCAAATGCAACAAAGCCAAAACAATATCCTTGCTGCAGAACACAAGCATATGGCCCTTAAAAACTGCATACAAAAAATATCATGTCTGGTAGAGTACAATACAATATAATGGAAACAAACCTTACTGCTTCTGACTTGGATGCCATCTTTCTTAATAGGGCCAAATTTCTTAAATGCCTCCTCAAGCTGTGCAGGTGTTGCACTAAAAGATAAATTCCGTACATATATTGAGCAACCTTCAGCTGTAATTAACAGAatatgaaaatatcataaaatcttaaatgaaaaacaaaaatatataaagcatTGATACATCTTCAAAATGTAACCCAGATTCAGGAAACAGATCCTACCACATTGAACTTTTATCTTTACACCATAAATTTGCACCTTTGTGTTTCAATAGATAGTAAACATATTTTGTTCACAATGAGTTCACATGCATGTATCATACCAAACCAAGAATTCTGAAAGTCCAGACAGTGTGCTCTTTAAAGTCAAAGAAACATGTGCATACCTTCCTCATTCGCCCTGCTACTGTCAGGAGCACTGTCAATAATAGGAGCTGAAGTTTCCGGAGCAGGAGAAGGTTTTGCCAAACTAACTGACTGCTGATCAGTATTTGCAGGTGGTGGCTTCACATTATTGATAGGAACATACACTCTACTGGATATTGTATTACCTTTCGCAACTTTCAACTACATAAGACTTAGTTAGTATAATAATCATCTAGGTTTAACAACAGAAATATCAAAAATTGCAAATGATATAACTAAAAGCATCAAGAGATCAACTCACAATTGAAGCATAGGATTTCTTCTGAGGAAGATCCTCCTCAGTCACAGGTGCTGAATCTTCAACTGTATGAATCTCACTCTGAACAGAATTAACTGGAGGTTCAACAACCTCTTCTGCAATCACTGACCATTCCTCCTTATCAGATGGATCATAGACTTCTGCACCATTATCAATATCTTCTCCTTCAATGGCAACAGCCCGATCCACAGGAACATTGTCGTGATCATGCACAGGCTCTAGAAAAATAATGGAAGCAGTTCTATTATTCAAGATAGAAGTTTATATTAGCATGAACTGTCATGAGAATATAACTATGCCAACCTGGTGCCTCTGTCACATTGGCTGTTACAGCATTTTCATTAATGCTATTATTTGAGTCAGAATTCATTTGCAATGATTCACTCTCCTCAACAAATCTAAAAACATCATTCAAGACAAAGTAGCCTTTGTCTTGTGGAGCTAGAAAGAATGTTTGAGTGAATTTCTTTCTCACATTGTCCTTTCCAGTTAAACATCCAGTAACTAGAACAATCACCCCTTTCTCATATGAATCCTGTGCATCAGCTGTTTTTATTTCTGCAATGCAATCTTCATAATTCAAGGACAGAATCTTGTCATTGATTGCCTGCTCCAAGTTGAACAACAAAATTTGTTTATCAATTTATGCTAAAGCAGAGATTCAATTTTAACAAACTTAGAGAACATATATATGGAAGGTCATATTTCAGACTAAACAATCTATATGAAATCCAAACAATCTACTCATTGACAGCCAGGCCGTTATTTGGATAGGTAAAAATTGATTCACAGATCTGTACTTTCTTCATGACAAACAAATATCACTCATCAGATAACACAGACTGTGAAAATCCTCAAAATGATGACTACATTTTATTTATTGCAAAATGATTTCCAGGCTCCAAAATCTCTAAAACCTAGAAACCTAATTATTGTCGTCATACATTCTTTCCAAACTAAGTGGCATTTACTTATCAGATTTATTAAGCCCTTTTGCACATGCAACACACCTGAAATGCATAGCTCAGACAAAGATCACTGTAAAATGCAGAGGTCCTCATCTAAACAAAACACCACTATTTAACTATGCTAGTTAAATGACTTAATTTAGTGCAACCGTGATTGGATCCATTCTAGGTATCAGCTGAAACCAACCAGCATCCAGTAAATACCTCATCTTCCAGATGGACAAGGATTAGTAAAGTATAAATGGGA
This sequence is a window from Mangifera indica cultivar Alphonso chromosome 20, CATAS_Mindica_2.1, whole genome shotgun sequence. Protein-coding genes within it:
- the LOC123204051 gene encoding nuclear transport factor 2-like, which encodes MAAQEGNADPSAQVVGNAFVDQYYHILHQSPGLVHRFYLDSSLLSRPDAEGVMTTVTTMQAINDKILSLNYEDCIAEIKTADAQDSYEKGVIVLVTGCLTGKDNVRKKFTQTFFLAPQDKGYFVLNDVFRFVEESESLQMNSDSNNSINENAVTANVTEAPEPVHDHDNVPVDRAVAIEGEDIDNGAEVYDPSDKEEWSVIAEEVVEPPVNSVQSEIHTVEDSAPVTEEDLPQKKSYASILKVAKGNTISSRVYVPINNVKPPPANTDQQSVSLAKPSPAPETSAPIIDSAPDSSRANEEAEGCSIYVRNLSFSATPAQLEEAFKKFGPIKKDGIQVRSSKQGYCFGFVAFEMPSSVQSALEASPITIGDRQADVEAKRANSRGGGGSGRGRFPSGRFGFRNDSFKGRGNFGGGRGYGRNEFRNQGEGRNEYRGQGEFSARPKGSSGRNGEGRVNQNGNRRGGQGSVPA